A genomic stretch from uncultured Cohaesibacter sp. includes:
- the ttcA gene encoding tRNA 2-thiocytidine(32) synthetase TtcA, translated as MFRKAPSSVSFKKLRKRLLRNVRAAIDDYNMQSKGQKWLVCLSGGKDSYGLLALLLDLKWRGLLDAEILACNLDQAQPGFPSDVLPRFFEEHNIPHHIERQDTYSIVKEKIPEGNTYCSLCSRLRRGNLYRIAREHGCDAVLLGHHRDDILETFFLNLLHGGRLATMPPKLKNEEGDLMLFRPLAYCEEKDLAKFAELMEFPIIPCDLCGSQDGLQRQEIKAMLQGFEAQHKGRTQVMFRALSNIRPSHMLDTKLFDFQGLSLEDDRAGDDSDDAEGCAAVTALSQSFLTMHDK; from the coding sequence ATGTTCCGCAAAGCCCCCAGCTCGGTGTCCTTCAAGAAGCTGCGTAAGCGGCTGCTGCGCAATGTGCGTGCGGCGATTGATGATTACAATATGCAATCGAAGGGACAGAAATGGCTTGTGTGCCTCTCTGGTGGCAAGGATTCTTACGGGCTTCTGGCCCTTCTGCTTGATCTGAAATGGCGAGGATTGCTGGATGCGGAGATCCTTGCCTGCAATCTTGATCAGGCGCAGCCGGGCTTCCCCTCCGATGTGTTGCCACGCTTCTTTGAAGAGCACAACATTCCCCATCACATCGAGCGACAGGATACCTATTCCATCGTCAAGGAGAAGATCCCGGAGGGCAACACCTATTGCTCTTTGTGCTCGCGTTTGCGGCGCGGCAACCTCTATCGCATTGCGCGGGAACATGGCTGTGATGCGGTGCTGCTGGGGCATCATCGTGATGATATTCTGGAGACCTTCTTCCTCAATCTGCTGCATGGTGGCCGACTGGCGACGATGCCGCCCAAGCTCAAGAATGAAGAAGGCGACTTGATGCTGTTCCGCCCGCTTGCCTATTGCGAGGAAAAGGATCTGGCCAAGTTTGCAGAATTGATGGAATTTCCGATCATTCCGTGCGATTTGTGCGGTTCGCAGGATGGATTGCAACGTCAGGAAATCAAGGCCATGCTACAGGGCTTCGAGGCTCAGCATAAGGGGCGTACGCAGGTCATGTTCCGTGCGCTTTCAAACATCCGTCCTTCTCACATGCTGGATACCAAGCTGTTCGATTTTCAGGGCTTATCGCTGGAAGATGATCGGGCAGGGGATGATAGCGACGATGCGGAAGGGTGTGCGGCTGTGACGGCACTATCGCAATCTTTCCTCACAATGCACGATAAATAG
- the grxD gene encoding Grx4 family monothiol glutaredoxin has protein sequence MSEIQAWIDNEVKSNEVVLFMKGTPTFPQCGFSGQVVQILDYLDVPYKGINVLENDDLRQGIKDYSNWPTIPQLYVKGEFVGGCDIIREMFQSQELQEMLGKPATA, from the coding sequence ATGAGCGAAATCCAGGCTTGGATCGACAACGAAGTAAAATCCAACGAAGTCGTGCTTTTCATGAAAGGCACGCCGACATTCCCGCAATGCGGCTTTTCCGGTCAAGTGGTCCAGATTCTGGATTATCTTGATGTGCCTTACAAAGGCATCAATGTTCTGGAAAATGACGATCTGCGACAGGGCATCAAGGATTACTCCAACTGGCCAACGATTCCCCAGCTCTATGTAAAAGGCGAATTTGTTGGCGGCTGCGACATCATCCGCGAGATGTTCCAGAGCCAGGAACTGCAGGAAATGCTCGGAAAACCGGCAACCGCCTGA
- a CDS encoding BolA family transcriptional regulator, which produces MPMEASVIEALIRQSLPDAKVIIRDLAGDGDHFAAEVVSESFRGKSRVQQHQLVYEALKGNMGGELHALALQTSVPD; this is translated from the coding sequence ATGCCAATGGAAGCGAGCGTAATCGAAGCCCTGATCAGACAGTCACTACCGGATGCAAAGGTGATCATCCGGGATCTAGCTGGAGATGGCGATCATTTTGCCGCAGAAGTCGTTTCGGAGAGCTTCAGAGGGAAATCCCGCGTACAGCAGCATCAGCTGGTATACGAAGCTCTGAAAGGCAATATGGGCGGTGAATTGCACGCTCTTGCACTGCAAACCTCAGTGCCTGATTAA